The following is a genomic window from Thioclava electrotropha.
GGCAAATCGGCGATCTTCTCGATGCCGTGGTAGTCGCGCAAGGTCAGCTCCAGCGGCATGAGCGCCGCGAAATCGCGCCCTGCAGGGGTGTCGTCGAGGGTGGCGGTCAGAACCGCCTCGCCTGCGGTCACGGTGATCGGGATCATGCTGTCTCCTTTCGTCTCCTGAGCGCAGGCCATGCTGGCTGCGACGCATAGCGCCGCGACGGGTGTCAGAAACTTCGTGACGCTCATGGCCGATGCCCTCCTGCTGTCTGGAGACAAATCTAGGCGCGATCGCGCGGGAGGATTACCCCCCCCGCGCAATACTGCCACAGATGAGCGGCACTCATCAGTCGGCTTTTCAGGCCTGGGTCATGTCGATCACATAGCGATAGCGCGCCTGCTTGTTCACCACCTTCTCGCAGGCTTCGCCGATCTGCTCGGGGGTGATCATCTCATAGGTGGCCGCGACCCCGTGATGTGCG
Proteins encoded in this region:
- a CDS encoding cyclophilin-like fold protein; this encodes MSVTKFLTPVAALCVAASMACAQETKGDSMIPITVTAGEAVLTATLDDTPAGRDFAALMPLELTLRDYHGIEKIADLPRKLDTTGAPRSYEPKTGDITLYAPWGNLAIFYKPFANSPGLVRLGAFDGSLEALMSNPTVRFERAE